A window from Leptothermofonsia sichuanensis E412 encodes these proteins:
- a CDS encoding MlaD family protein produces the protein MRSRTVREGSVGLLILLGLGLFAGLILWLRGLTLGQRSFRIIVEFANIAGLEVGAQVRYRGVNVGRITATRPGPNGVEVDIEIFPADLIIPRTVIVEASQSGLLGSTFIQINPTKPLATVVKATPLDPDCDSNLIICNGDRLPGQIGVSVDELIRASTRFADVYSDPKFFENVNAVAKNTAEAALEVAKLSREFGETAEVARQEISTFSGAARSITQASNKLGVTADEVNQLLISNRSTLISTLDNINQITAQLRTTTANLDPIVSRVQQGQLIQNLEVLAANAAEASASLRDASKALNSPANILALQQTLDSARSTFQNAQKITADLDELTGDPTFRENLRRLVNGLSNLVSSTRQLNQQAYYAQFLAPMAALNSTSAAPQSPGLLIDSPPSTTPPAAKPQHP, from the coding sequence ATGCGATCGCGAACAGTTCGGGAAGGCTCTGTAGGATTGCTCATCCTCTTAGGACTCGGTCTTTTTGCCGGGCTAATTCTGTGGCTACGCGGACTAACCCTGGGACAACGCAGTTTCAGAATCATTGTTGAATTTGCCAACATTGCAGGTTTAGAAGTGGGTGCCCAGGTGCGCTACCGGGGGGTCAACGTCGGGCGGATTACGGCCACTCGACCAGGTCCCAACGGGGTTGAAGTCGATATTGAAATTTTTCCTGCCGACCTCATCATTCCCAGGACAGTCATTGTCGAAGCCAGCCAGTCGGGGCTGTTGGGAAGTACCTTCATCCAAATCAACCCGACCAAACCCCTAGCAACCGTGGTGAAAGCAACCCCACTGGACCCTGACTGTGACAGCAATCTAATCATCTGTAATGGCGATCGCCTCCCCGGGCAAATTGGTGTGAGTGTGGATGAGCTAATCCGGGCTTCTACCCGATTTGCTGACGTATACAGCGATCCCAAGTTCTTTGAGAACGTGAATGCTGTGGCCAAAAACACGGCTGAAGCCGCCCTGGAAGTGGCTAAACTCAGCCGCGAGTTTGGGGAAACGGCAGAAGTTGCCAGGCAGGAAATCTCGACGTTCTCCGGGGCAGCCCGGTCCATTACTCAGGCATCCAATAAGCTGGGGGTGACCGCAGATGAAGTGAACCAGCTATTGATCAGCAATCGGTCAACCCTGATTAGCACCCTGGATAACATCAACCAGATTACGGCACAACTGCGAACAACCACCGCAAACCTCGACCCCATTGTGAGCCGGGTTCAGCAGGGGCAACTGATTCAAAACCTGGAAGTGCTGGCAGCGAATGCGGCAGAGGCATCTGCCAGCCTGCGGGATGCTTCTAAGGCGCTCAACAGCCCTGCCAATATTCTTGCTTTGCAACAAACCCTGGACTCTGCCCGCTCCACCTTTCAGAATGCCCAGAAAATCACCGCCGATCTGGATGAACTGACGGGTGATCCCACTTTTCGAGAAAACCTGCGTCGACTGGTCAACGGGTTGAGCAACCTCGTATCTTCCACCCGGCAACTTAACCAGCAGGCTTACTATGCTCAGTTTTTAGCGCCAATGGCAGCACTCAATTCCACCTCCGCTGCCCCCCAGTCGCCAGGACTCTTGATTGATTCACCCCCATCAACCACCCCTCCTGCGGCCAAACCCCAACACCCTTAG
- a CDS encoding response regulator, whose protein sequence is MAKILLVEDNEMNRDMLSRRLERKGHQILIAIDGEQGVSMACSESPDLILMDMSLPVLDGWEATRQLKALPQTQSIPIIALTAHAMAGDRDKCIQAGCDDYDTKPVEFPRLMGKIQAFLSKEVGS, encoded by the coding sequence ATGGCTAAAATTCTGCTAGTAGAAGATAACGAAATGAACCGGGACATGCTCTCCCGTCGCCTGGAACGAAAAGGGCATCAGATTTTAATTGCAATTGATGGCGAACAGGGCGTGAGCATGGCCTGCTCAGAGTCACCGGACCTGATTTTGATGGACATGAGCCTGCCAGTGCTGGATGGTTGGGAAGCCACGCGCCAGCTAAAAGCCTTACCCCAAACCCAGTCCATTCCAATTATTGCGCTGACGGCCCACGCGATGGCGGGCGATCGCGACAAGTGCATCCAGGCAGGCTGTGACGACTATGACACCAAACCCGTCGAGTTCCCCCGGCTAATGGGCAAAATCCAGGCATTCCTGAGTAAGGAGGTAGGGTCGTGA
- a CDS encoding ABC transporter ATP-binding protein, which translates to MAEPLIELKGVSKSFGSNVVLDNIDLTIYRGEALGIIGPSGTGKSTVLRIIAGLLAPDAGEVYVQGQRRQGLIDDSEDPIGIGMVFQQAALFDSLTVDENVGFLLYQHSKLSRRQIRELVEQRLEMVGLSGISDRFPAELSGGMRKRVSFARAIMSNPDNPKDTPEVLLYDEPTAGLDPIASTVIEDLIRQLQCVQGGCGTYVMVTHQDSTIRRTTDRVVFLYQGKVQWEGAVDAVNSTDNPLIRQFFSGKVEGPIQVIG; encoded by the coding sequence ATGGCTGAACCGCTGATTGAATTAAAGGGAGTCTCTAAGTCATTTGGCAGCAACGTTGTGCTGGACAACATTGACTTGACCATTTACCGGGGCGAGGCACTGGGTATTATTGGTCCGTCGGGGACTGGCAAGTCTACCGTCCTCCGAATTATTGCCGGGCTGCTGGCTCCCGATGCGGGAGAAGTGTATGTCCAGGGGCAGCGACGGCAGGGCTTGATCGATGATTCAGAGGATCCAATTGGCATTGGGATGGTGTTTCAGCAGGCGGCCTTGTTTGATTCGTTGACGGTGGATGAAAATGTTGGTTTTTTGCTGTACCAGCACTCAAAACTGTCTCGACGACAAATTCGGGAACTGGTTGAGCAACGGTTGGAAATGGTGGGACTCTCAGGTATCAGCGATCGCTTCCCAGCAGAACTTTCGGGTGGGATGCGCAAGCGAGTTAGCTTTGCCCGCGCCATTATGTCCAACCCCGACAACCCGAAAGACACCCCTGAAGTGTTGCTCTACGATGAACCCACAGCTGGACTTGATCCCATCGCCTCTACTGTGATTGAAGACTTGATTCGCCAGTTGCAATGTGTCCAGGGTGGATGTGGGACCTATGTCATGGTGACTCACCAGGACAGTACCATCCGTCGGACAACGGATCGGGTTGTGTTTCTCTATCAGGGAAAAGTGCAGTGGGAGGGAGCCGTTGATGCAGTCAATTCCACCGATAACCCGCTGATCCGGCAGTTTTTTAGTGGGAAAGTTGAAGGTCCGATTCAGGTGATTGGCTAG
- a CDS encoding gluconeogenesis factor YvcK family protein has protein sequence MTIGLLKHALHVLRQESFHRAPNRVNQWFKWLSPGLLVKRWLLLSASGMMLTFLGLAIWTKRTPVYRFIQFVGEALQTITDLLPSYVTGPLAIAAGLLLVWLGQTRTLGSITEVLMPDKDEELVDLLLTHRRLHRGPRIVVIGGGTGLSNLLRGLKEYSANITAIVTVADDGGSSGRLRREIGVLPPGDIRNCLAALADEERLVTELFQYRFKAGDGLVGHSFGNLFLTAMSEVTGDLEQAIAASSQVLAVRGQVLPATLSDVCLWAELTDGRRIEGESSITEAKGSIARIGCTPANPPALPKAIRAIQEADFIVIGPGSLYTSIIPNLLVPEITEAIAQRKVPCIYVCNIMTQEGETRGYSVGDHIRAIDQACGRKLFEAVLVQRKVPSARALIRYAQENSNPVPLDRDTVTRLGRRAILANIMYEDEQTGLIRHDPIALARVLLRWYSRVQGFEVSR, from the coding sequence ATGACAATCGGTCTACTTAAACACGCGCTTCATGTACTGCGGCAAGAGTCGTTCCACCGTGCTCCTAACCGGGTGAATCAGTGGTTCAAGTGGCTATCGCCTGGCTTGCTGGTCAAGCGATGGTTATTGTTAAGCGCCAGTGGCATGATGCTGACATTTCTGGGGCTTGCCATCTGGACAAAACGAACCCCTGTCTATCGTTTTATTCAGTTTGTTGGAGAAGCGCTACAAACCATTACCGATCTGCTACCCAGTTATGTGACAGGCCCCCTGGCGATCGCCGCTGGACTTCTACTCGTCTGGTTGGGACAGACCCGCACGCTTGGCTCGATTACAGAAGTATTGATGCCAGATAAGGACGAAGAACTGGTGGACTTGTTGCTGACCCACCGCCGGCTGCATCGGGGACCCCGGATTGTGGTAATCGGTGGCGGCACGGGGCTATCCAATCTACTGCGGGGATTGAAGGAATACAGTGCAAACATCACCGCAATTGTTACGGTTGCCGATGATGGTGGCTCATCCGGGCGGTTGCGGCGAGAGATTGGGGTATTACCGCCAGGGGATATCCGCAATTGTCTGGCAGCACTGGCAGATGAGGAGCGGCTCGTGACCGAACTGTTTCAGTACCGCTTTAAGGCAGGAGATGGACTGGTTGGGCATAGCTTTGGCAATCTGTTTCTGACGGCAATGAGCGAAGTGACTGGGGATTTAGAACAGGCGATCGCTGCCAGTTCCCAGGTGCTGGCGGTTCGAGGGCAGGTATTACCCGCCACCCTGAGTGATGTCTGTCTCTGGGCAGAGCTAACCGATGGCCGTCGCATTGAGGGCGAATCCAGCATTACGGAAGCAAAAGGAAGCATTGCCCGCATCGGCTGCACACCAGCCAATCCTCCAGCTTTACCAAAAGCCATCCGGGCAATCCAGGAGGCAGACTTTATCGTGATTGGTCCAGGCAGCCTCTACACCAGTATCATTCCCAACTTACTGGTGCCAGAGATTACCGAGGCGATCGCCCAGCGTAAAGTCCCCTGCATCTATGTCTGCAACATTATGACCCAGGAAGGTGAAACCCGGGGTTACAGTGTGGGGGACCATATCCGGGCAATCGACCAGGCTTGTGGGCGTAAACTCTTTGAAGCCGTACTGGTGCAGAGAAAGGTTCCCTCAGCCAGAGCACTCATCCGCTATGCTCAGGAAAACTCGAACCCCGTTCCGCTGGATCGAGATACAGTCACCCGTCTCGGTCGCCGCGCCATCCTGGCAAACATCATGTATGAAGATGAACAAACGGGACTCATTCGCCACGACCCTATCGCCTTAGCCCGGGTGTTATTACGCTGGTATAGCCGGGTACAGGGGTTTGAGGTGAGTCGGTGA
- a CDS encoding response regulator: protein MKRNALKYLTGREILVGLFLVFTVPFIVVVNRLVAEIDSSIEFAEKERIGLQFNNSLRHLLEGLTHHQHLALTAQSNPSVKPQLVHTQAEIEQAIAITDRLEQDLRAKLQTHALWSNLVIQWKRLKQGLPDFQKETTLQLHSMLVHQLLDLTAHVGNTSNLILDPNLDSYYLMDAIVNRLPETIKSSVQAREIGEQALLNGSMTLDERVQLIGLSNALDSSLKLLARGQEVVSDFNPSLKPELASAYQQTNASSKTLAQLIRQVGSQTRSVKPGKVVALADQAIADQFQLYDTAAPILDRLFQIRINQFARRKKQVQLFGLMVVLAVFAIFVAFVRSLNQRRRVDQRLRIQYATARTLAEASSLQEAAPSILQEICENLKWDLGNLWLVNPHTNCLEFVQSWSHHPTRTSEFETESQRLTFAPGVGMSGQVWSTGQPIWIAEVTKDNRFLHRELAVRSGLRSAFGFPIRTGDQVVGVMSFFSQKILKPDAALIQMMTTTGDQIGQFIKRQQTETALREQEELLRVALMAAKMGAWEWNIVTGEEKWSREVAAVFGVDPDACPPRYQEFLQLVHPEDRKALEQQQARTLEQDSEYNAEYRIIWSDGSIHWVNSRGNVARDASGKPILLSGVTMDITERKRAELALQEAEEKYRSIFENAADGIFQTTPEGRYISANPALSKIYGYDSPEDLMAHLSNQIEHHLYVDPERRAQFIYLMAEYGAVNNFESQVYRRDGSIIWISENARVVRDSEGNLLYYEGFVKDITERKQAAEELFKAKESAEAASRAKSQFLANMSHELRTPLNAIIGYSEMLQEDALDMGYEDIIPDLEKIHGAGKHLLGLINDILDISKIEAGKMDLYLETFHVSDVIDEVRATIQPLIEKNGNTLIIRCADDLDTMHADLTKVRQTLLNLLSNASKFTEHGTITLTVAKERIEDEGPEAGGRNGATDSPFSTPAITFTVADTGIGMSQEQMAKLFQAFTQADASTTRKYGGSGLGLAISRRFCQMMGGDITVKSEPGKGSTFTVYLPVRVGNPQPETSPDSALTSPRSSAIAPAKGITVLVIDDEPTVRDLLVRYLSKEGFQVETAPNGQEGLHLARKIHPDAITLDVMMPMMDGWTVLSSLKADSDLADIPVIVLTIVDNKNLGFALGAADYLTKPIDYKRLAIVLERYQPNRPAAEPSPVGQVLITEDDPTTREMFHRILAKEGWAIAEAENGRVALEQVAEVKPDLILLDLMMPEMDGFQFIRELRNQPDWRQIPVVVVTAMDLTPADRLQLNGYVERILEKGAYTREELLGEVRDLVHTCIRQRPRSGEETNG from the coding sequence ATGAAAAGAAACGCACTGAAGTATCTTACTGGACGAGAAATCCTGGTCGGTTTATTTCTTGTCTTTACAGTGCCGTTCATAGTGGTTGTGAATCGGTTGGTTGCTGAAATTGACAGCAGCATTGAATTTGCCGAAAAAGAACGGATTGGTTTACAGTTCAACAACTCCCTCCGCCATCTGCTGGAAGGTCTGACCCACCATCAGCACCTTGCCCTGACGGCTCAAAGTAATCCCTCTGTGAAACCACAACTTGTGCACACGCAGGCTGAAATTGAGCAGGCGATCGCCATCACGGACAGACTGGAGCAGGATTTACGGGCAAAACTGCAAACCCACGCCCTCTGGAGTAATCTGGTAATCCAGTGGAAGCGGCTCAAGCAAGGGTTACCAGACTTTCAAAAGGAAACGACCCTGCAACTCCATTCAATGCTGGTTCACCAACTGCTGGATCTAACAGCTCACGTGGGTAACACCTCGAACCTGATTCTGGATCCTAATCTGGATTCCTATTATTTGATGGATGCCATCGTCAATCGCCTACCGGAGACAATCAAAAGTTCTGTGCAGGCACGAGAAATTGGTGAACAGGCCCTCCTCAATGGTTCTATGACGCTTGATGAGCGTGTGCAGCTCATTGGTTTGTCGAATGCACTGGATTCCTCTCTAAAACTGCTCGCCCGCGGGCAGGAAGTCGTCTCTGATTTCAACCCTAGCTTGAAACCTGAACTGGCATCTGCTTACCAGCAGACAAACGCCAGCAGTAAAACCCTGGCTCAACTCATTCGTCAGGTCGGCAGTCAAACCAGATCAGTCAAACCCGGCAAAGTGGTGGCGTTAGCCGATCAGGCGATCGCTGACCAGTTCCAACTCTATGACACAGCCGCCCCCATCCTGGATCGGTTGTTCCAGATCCGGATTAACCAGTTTGCCCGGAGAAAAAAGCAAGTACAGTTATTTGGCTTGATGGTTGTGTTAGCTGTATTTGCGATCTTTGTGGCTTTTGTCCGCAGTCTGAATCAGCGCCGACGGGTAGATCAGCGACTTCGTATCCAGTATGCAACTGCCCGCACTCTGGCGGAGGCCAGCAGCCTCCAGGAAGCGGCTCCCTCTATCCTCCAGGAAATCTGCGAAAATCTGAAGTGGGATCTGGGCAACCTCTGGCTGGTTAACCCCCATACCAATTGTCTGGAGTTTGTTCAAAGCTGGAGTCACCATCCAACCAGAACCTCAGAATTTGAAACCGAAAGTCAGCGCCTCACCTTTGCTCCTGGTGTGGGTATGAGTGGGCAGGTCTGGAGCACAGGTCAACCCATCTGGATTGCGGAGGTTACCAAAGACAATCGTTTTCTCCACAGAGAACTGGCCGTCCGCTCCGGGTTACGATCTGCTTTCGGGTTCCCGATTCGGACAGGCGATCAGGTCGTGGGGGTGATGTCATTCTTCAGTCAAAAGATCCTTAAACCGGATGCTGCCCTGATCCAGATGATGACCACAACAGGTGACCAGATTGGGCAATTCATCAAACGCCAGCAAACAGAGACAGCTTTACGAGAACAGGAAGAACTCCTGCGCGTCGCCCTGATGGCCGCCAAGATGGGGGCCTGGGAGTGGAACATTGTTACGGGCGAAGAAAAATGGTCCCGGGAAGTGGCGGCGGTGTTTGGGGTGGATCCCGATGCCTGCCCCCCCCGCTATCAGGAATTTTTGCAGCTTGTCCACCCGGAAGACCGCAAGGCCCTTGAGCAACAACAAGCTCGTACCCTGGAACAGGATTCTGAGTATAACGCCGAGTATCGAATTATCTGGAGCGATGGCAGCATCCACTGGGTCAACAGTCGGGGGAATGTGGCACGAGATGCCAGCGGCAAGCCAATTCTGCTCAGTGGTGTAACGATGGACATTACCGAACGCAAACGGGCTGAGCTTGCCCTACAAGAGGCAGAGGAAAAATACCGCAGCATTTTTGAAAACGCTGCGGATGGAATCTTTCAGACTACTCCAGAAGGCAGGTACATCAGCGCCAACCCTGCTCTTTCAAAAATCTATGGCTATGACTCGCCTGAAGATTTGATGGCGCACCTGTCTAATCAAATTGAGCATCACCTTTACGTCGATCCGGAGCGCCGCGCCCAGTTCATTTACCTGATGGCAGAATATGGTGCGGTGAATAACTTTGAATCCCAGGTTTATCGTCGGGATGGCAGCATAATCTGGATCTCAGAGAATGCCCGTGTTGTTCGAGACAGCGAAGGTAACCTGCTCTATTACGAAGGCTTTGTTAAAGATATCACTGAACGGAAGCAAGCTGCCGAAGAACTGTTTAAGGCAAAGGAATCTGCCGAAGCGGCCAGCCGCGCCAAGAGCCAGTTTCTTGCCAACATGAGCCACGAACTCCGAACCCCACTCAATGCCATTATTGGCTACAGCGAAATGCTCCAGGAAGATGCCCTGGATATGGGCTATGAAGATATTATTCCAGATCTGGAAAAAATTCATGGAGCAGGCAAACATCTGCTGGGCTTAATCAATGACATCCTCGATATTTCCAAAATTGAAGCCGGTAAGATGGATCTCTACCTGGAAACTTTCCACGTTTCCGATGTGATCGATGAAGTCAGGGCAACTATCCAGCCCCTGATTGAGAAAAACGGTAACACTCTGATTATTCGGTGTGCAGATGACCTGGATACCATGCACGCTGACCTGACTAAAGTCCGCCAGACCCTGCTGAATTTGCTCAGCAATGCCAGTAAGTTTACGGAGCACGGAACGATTACCTTAACGGTTGCAAAAGAGAGAATAGAGGACGAAGGACCAGAGGCTGGGGGGCGCAACGGAGCAACCGACTCTCCGTTTTCGACACCCGCCATCACATTCACGGTCGCTGACACGGGCATCGGTATGTCCCAGGAGCAGATGGCCAAATTATTTCAGGCGTTTACCCAGGCAGATGCCTCCACGACCCGAAAATATGGTGGCTCCGGGCTAGGGTTGGCAATCAGCCGCCGTTTCTGCCAGATGATGGGTGGTGACATCACGGTAAAAAGTGAGCCGGGCAAAGGTTCGACCTTTACGGTCTATTTGCCGGTCAGGGTAGGCAATCCCCAGCCTGAAACGTCCCCAGATTCGGCCTTAACGTCGCCCAGGTCATCTGCGATCGCTCCCGCCAAAGGCATTACCGTGCTGGTCATTGATGATGAACCCACAGTGCGTGACCTGTTAGTGCGTTACCTGAGCAAAGAGGGGTTTCAGGTAGAAACCGCGCCCAATGGACAGGAAGGGCTGCACCTTGCCCGAAAAATCCATCCCGATGCCATCACCCTGGATGTGATGATGCCGATGATGGATGGCTGGACGGTGCTCTCAAGCCTGAAAGCAGACTCCGATCTGGCAGACATTCCAGTGATTGTTCTGACTATTGTGGATAATAAAAATCTGGGCTTTGCCCTGGGAGCCGCCGACTATCTGACCAAGCCAATTGACTATAAACGGCTGGCAATTGTTCTGGAGCGCTACCAGCCCAACCGTCCGGCGGCAGAACCGTCACCGGTGGGACAGGTACTTATTACGGAAGACGACCCCACCACACGGGAAATGTTCCATCGCATCCTGGCGAAAGAAGGTTGGGCGATCGCCGAAGCTGAAAATGGGCGGGTTGCCCTGGAACAGGTTGCTGAAGTCAAACCTGATTTGATCTTGCTGGATCTGATGATGCCAGAAATGGATGGCTTTCAATTTATTCGGGAACTGCGTAATCAACCAGACTGGCGACAAATTCCTGTCGTAGTTGTCACCGCAATGGATTTGACCCCAGCCGATCGCCTCCAGCTCAATGGCTATGTTGAGCGCATTCTGGAAAAAGGAGCTTACACCCGGGAGGAATTGCTGGGAGAAGTGCGTGACCTTGTCCATACCTGTATTCGTCAGCGCCCCAGATCAGGAGAGGAAACCAATGGCTAA
- a CDS encoding mechanosensitive ion channel family protein: MRRGGCSRIWLNVLRMLGIGIFLMVKIWLSPVAAQVPAQADVVLDGQQIFQLSRSEQFTAQERADLINLQLREAVQSNQPIQIRTEQRNNQPTILLNGRHLLTVTQLDVVPPASAAEQAEVWAKQLQTALQNAQTERSPDYFRRAVVQAVGVLLVAIALFWGMGWLTRWFSEVVQRRLPAQASPVSESSTGIEALSKLVLVVARVILGIATILYIANLFPLTRRWSYQITSVLLTTFTAPILTLDRASYSFWDLLILAALLFSLVVFVRILTDFFKLRVLSAAGINRGAQEAIATLIKYTLMTLGVLILLQIWGLNISSLAILASALGIGIGFGMQDIAKNFVSGLVLVFERPIQVGDFVQVGDLHGTVERLGARSTEIRTLDQVSIIVPNSRFLQQEVINWSHGNPISRLHLPVGVSYSANPEKVRTTLIEAASSHPSVLQNPSPQVFFKGFGDNALNFELLIWIAEPNRQFVISSDVYFLVYAALHQQQIEIPFPQRDLHIRSGSLRLPLEVESALIQLSETLPIPPSPDSK; encoded by the coding sequence ATGAGACGTGGTGGATGCAGTCGAATCTGGCTAAACGTTTTGCGGATGCTCGGAATTGGCATCTTTCTGATGGTGAAAATCTGGCTAAGTCCGGTGGCAGCCCAGGTTCCAGCCCAGGCAGATGTGGTGTTAGACGGGCAACAAATTTTTCAGCTCAGCCGCTCAGAACAGTTTACAGCCCAGGAACGGGCTGACTTGATTAACCTGCAGTTGAGAGAGGCTGTGCAATCTAACCAACCAATTCAAATCAGGACTGAACAGCGCAATAACCAGCCCACTATCCTGTTGAATGGTCGGCATCTGCTAACCGTAACTCAATTGGACGTAGTTCCACCAGCCTCCGCCGCTGAACAGGCGGAAGTTTGGGCAAAACAATTGCAAACAGCCCTGCAAAATGCCCAGACTGAGCGCAGCCCAGACTATTTTCGGCGTGCGGTTGTCCAGGCAGTGGGCGTTTTGCTGGTGGCGATCGCCCTGTTCTGGGGCATGGGATGGCTGACCCGCTGGTTCTCTGAAGTGGTTCAACGCCGATTGCCTGCTCAAGCGTCACCTGTGTCAGAGTCCTCTACCGGTATAGAAGCACTATCTAAACTGGTTCTGGTAGTTGCCAGAGTGATTTTGGGAATCGCGACTATTCTCTATATTGCCAACCTGTTTCCCCTCACCCGGCGCTGGAGTTACCAGATCACATCGGTCCTGCTAACAACCTTTACGGCACCCATTCTTACCCTGGATCGGGCCAGCTATTCCTTCTGGGATCTATTGATTCTGGCAGCATTGCTGTTTAGCTTAGTCGTCTTTGTCAGAATCCTGACGGACTTCTTCAAACTGCGTGTGTTGAGTGCCGCTGGAATCAATCGGGGAGCACAGGAGGCGATCGCGACCCTGATCAAATACACACTGATGACCCTGGGCGTGTTAATTCTGTTGCAAATTTGGGGACTCAACATCAGCTCTCTGGCAATCCTGGCAAGTGCCCTGGGTATTGGTATCGGTTTTGGCATGCAGGATATTGCTAAAAACTTTGTGAGTGGTTTAGTCCTGGTTTTTGAACGGCCCATTCAGGTGGGTGACTTTGTTCAGGTGGGTGATTTGCATGGTACGGTAGAACGCCTGGGTGCCCGCAGTACAGAAATTAGAACCCTGGATCAGGTCTCCATCATCGTGCCCAACTCTCGCTTCTTACAGCAAGAGGTAATCAACTGGAGTCATGGCAATCCGATCTCGCGCCTGCATCTGCCGGTAGGGGTTTCCTATAGTGCCAATCCAGAAAAAGTTCGAACCACGTTAATCGAAGCTGCCAGCAGTCATCCCAGTGTGCTGCAAAATCCGTCTCCCCAGGTATTCTTTAAGGGCTTTGGAGATAATGCACTGAATTTTGAACTGCTGATCTGGATTGCAGAACCGAACCGCCAGTTTGTGATCAGTAGTGACGTCTACTTTCTGGTCTATGCAGCACTGCACCAGCAACAGATCGAAATCCCTTTCCCACAACGGGATTTGCACATCCGCTCTGGCTCGCTCCGACTTCCACTGGAAGTGGAATCGGCTCTGATCCAGTTATCAGAAACCCTGCCAATACCACCATCACCAGACTCAAAATAG
- the hisG gene encoding ATP phosphoribosyltransferase — MLTVALPKGALLSDSIRLLKSIGLDFSAFLDPSNRLLQITDPTHTAKALLVRNHDVPVYVEYGQAQLGIVGYDVLREKLPQVAHLADLGFGKCRMSVAVKKSSPYRSALELPLHGRVASKFVRCAREYFNSLDLPVEIVPLSGSVELGPITGMSEAIVDLVATGTTLRENGLIETDVLFESTARLIAHPLSYRLNTDEMQEWIEKIRATTEVLV; from the coding sequence ATGCTCACTGTCGCTCTCCCCAAAGGTGCCCTCTTGTCTGATAGCATTCGCCTGCTAAAGTCAATTGGGCTTGATTTCAGTGCCTTTCTAGACCCCTCTAATCGTCTGTTGCAGATTACTGACCCGACGCATACTGCAAAAGCTCTATTGGTACGCAATCATGATGTTCCAGTGTATGTGGAGTATGGGCAGGCCCAACTGGGAATAGTGGGCTATGATGTATTGCGGGAAAAGTTACCACAGGTAGCACATCTGGCAGATTTGGGGTTTGGTAAGTGCCGCATGTCGGTCGCGGTAAAAAAGTCCAGCCCCTATCGTTCGGCATTGGAACTCCCCCTCCATGGGCGCGTCGCCTCTAAGTTTGTGCGCTGTGCCCGTGAATATTTCAACAGCCTCGATTTGCCAGTGGAGATTGTGCCCTTGTCTGGTTCCGTAGAGTTAGGACCCATCACGGGCATGTCGGAGGCGATCGTTGATCTGGTCGCAACCGGAACAACCCTGAGAGAAAACGGTTTGATTGAAACAGATGTGTTATTTGAAAGTACGGCTCGATTGATTGCCCATCCCCTCAGCTATCGGCTGAACACGGATGAAATGCAGGAATGGATTGAAAAAATTCGGGCAACGACGGAAGTCCTAGTTTAG